One region of Metallosphaera sedula DSM 5348 genomic DNA includes:
- a CDS encoding APC family permease, producing the protein MSSKRNVFIRESSGLLKQVNLLDAVMLNIGNMSAGVTLFESISPYINNYPGGVLWLASIIGLVFAFPQLLVYTYMTRKMGRTGGDYVWISRNLNGAIGSTMAIALMLESVAYFALVAFFSASSINAVLYTIGSVDNSPSLVSLSNNVFVNPYNGGLTFEQKALFYGIAAAFFVIVILLNIFRSRWGYSIVTGFGIVSLSTLVIAMIVIGASAGRFGTAITPFLNSINSSLVNVYQSSPHTAFPTNFSIVSTVLLLPLFALYTYPWMQAGPAVSAEFKQSDRVAKFNLVFALLLTAILVTGGFLEMDLVAGYPFNFVAYPYFIYNFWTVAIALAGNPALQWLIGIGAIAWNFFVLAYGIIVFSRYVFALSFDRILPEKFAEVNRFGSPVYAHALDLTITLLFLLVPVFSLNAALSLYGATILGSIYFLVASTAGAIYGLRNRAKAISVAGVISALYFAFLTYEAATNPLFGFTTSTGSVNLTTLIFVVGVLVVGFLVYLVSNYRNKKKGIDISLVFKEIPPE; encoded by the coding sequence GTGAGCAGTAAAAGAAACGTCTTTATAAGGGAAAGTTCTGGTCTCCTTAAGCAGGTCAATCTTCTTGACGCTGTGATGCTCAACATTGGTAATATGTCAGCTGGCGTCACGCTATTTGAGTCGATCTCCCCTTACATAAACAACTACCCTGGTGGAGTCCTATGGCTCGCGTCAATAATAGGCCTGGTTTTTGCGTTTCCACAGCTCCTGGTTTATACCTACATGACACGAAAGATGGGAAGGACTGGCGGTGATTATGTCTGGATAAGCAGGAACTTGAATGGGGCTATTGGATCCACGATGGCGATAGCGCTCATGCTTGAGTCGGTTGCCTACTTTGCATTAGTGGCCTTCTTCTCGGCGTCCAGCATTAACGCAGTGTTATATACCATTGGCAGTGTGGACAACTCCCCAAGCTTAGTGTCCCTCTCAAACAACGTGTTTGTTAACCCCTATAACGGCGGTCTCACCTTTGAGCAGAAGGCCCTATTCTACGGAATAGCTGCGGCGTTCTTCGTGATCGTCATCCTGCTGAACATTTTCAGATCCAGATGGGGTTACTCCATTGTGACAGGTTTCGGTATAGTATCGCTTTCAACCCTTGTCATAGCGATGATCGTGATAGGAGCCTCGGCTGGGAGATTTGGAACAGCCATAACCCCGTTCCTTAACTCTATCAATTCAAGCTTAGTTAACGTTTATCAATCCTCACCACACACGGCCTTCCCCACGAACTTTAGCATAGTTTCAACGGTGCTACTATTACCGCTTTTCGCCCTATACACATACCCGTGGATGCAAGCTGGACCTGCGGTATCGGCTGAGTTTAAGCAAAGTGATAGGGTCGCCAAGTTCAACCTAGTGTTTGCCCTTCTTCTCACAGCTATTCTTGTTACGGGAGGCTTCCTGGAGATGGATCTGGTTGCGGGATATCCCTTCAACTTTGTTGCCTATCCCTATTTCATTTACAATTTCTGGACTGTTGCCATTGCACTGGCAGGAAATCCAGCCCTTCAATGGCTCATTGGCATAGGTGCCATAGCCTGGAACTTCTTCGTTTTAGCGTATGGTATAATAGTGTTCTCCAGGTACGTGTTCGCGCTCTCCTTTGACAGGATTCTTCCGGAGAAGTTCGCGGAGGTAAACAGGTTCGGTTCACCCGTTTACGCCCATGCCCTCGATTTAACCATAACCCTACTATTCCTCCTGGTTCCAGTGTTCTCACTCAATGCTGCCCTCTCGCTTTATGGAGCAACTATCCTTGGCTCAATCTATTTCCTAGTGGCCAGCACAGCAGGTGCAATTTATGGTCTAAGAAACAGGGCCAAGGCGATATCCGTGGCTGGTGTAATCTCGGCCCTCTACTTTGCCTTCCTTACATATGAGGCTGCCACTAACCCACTGTTTGGCTTTACCACATCAACAGGCTCGGTCAACTTGACCACATTGATATTCGTGGTAGGGGTACTCGTAGTTGGCTTCCTGGTTTACCTGGTATCTAACTACAGAAACAAGAAGAAGGGAATAGATATTTCTCTAGTGTTCAAGGAAATTCCTCCAGAGTAG
- a CDS encoding DUF1286 domain-containing protein produces MKLVSHYVFTAGLLTLISSPFLSFYTSLVLSFLISWVSNTLIDRLGHEIRGGYIRRTPRTHTLFRSIPWGLIPAIPLALFEGYPILLVLGVLAGPSHLLLDVFTERGIYVRQGRRWTRFALAHFSYDNIFVNGLAILTGAMFLYLALQSQLHSPIPLHLLGHVNFS; encoded by the coding sequence ATGAAGTTAGTCTCTCATTACGTGTTCACAGCCGGTCTACTAACCCTAATCTCCTCTCCATTTCTAAGCTTCTATACCTCCCTTGTCCTTTCCTTCCTTATCTCGTGGGTCTCGAACACCCTCATAGACAGACTGGGTCACGAAATCAGGGGAGGGTACATACGCAGGACTCCCAGGACCCACACTCTCTTCAGGAGCATCCCCTGGGGCTTGATACCAGCTATCCCGCTCGCCCTCTTCGAGGGTTACCCAATTCTCCTAGTCCTGGGTGTCCTGGCGGGACCATCTCACCTTCTCCTTGACGTATTCACAGAGAGGGGGATCTACGTGAGGCAGGGAAGGAGGTGGACCAGGTTCGCCCTCGCCCACTTCTCCTACGATAATATCTTTGTGAATGGATTGGCAATCTTGACGGGAGCAATGTTTCTATACCTCGCTCTTCAATCGCAACTTCACTCTCCCATTCCGCTTCATTTACTTGGTCATGTAAATTTTAGCTAA
- a CDS encoding DUF929 domain-containing protein, whose product MAKGKKKNEKESRLIYIPFIALLLVIALFIGLSFRTSVSTSAQSAFTNLVKVSSTDYAPNGTTQVYFISWYGCPYGATLSWPLYVALSNYGNLTVIPHYSVAEPDLANGAPIPGLLFQRFTPSSNVQFHFYYIYNQYLNATPSGQPVNNADRVQVGLNELENMTPSWVVNLVEQYQLSETQVVYNGNQVPIAMGSSEPHLVTTLIISGPGGTWIMLGYPKSLPPSEVVSINGNSTQLLNEIESGHVPSPIESTAQQILQIIQQASGS is encoded by the coding sequence ATGGCTAAGGGAAAAAAGAAGAACGAAAAGGAGAGCAGGCTTATTTACATACCGTTCATCGCCCTGCTGTTAGTTATAGCTCTTTTCATAGGGCTAAGCTTTAGGACCAGCGTCTCTACCTCTGCCCAAAGTGCCTTCACTAACCTGGTTAAGGTTTCGTCCACAGATTATGCTCCAAATGGGACGACGCAGGTATATTTCATTAGTTGGTACGGTTGTCCATACGGTGCCACGTTGTCGTGGCCTTTGTACGTAGCCTTGAGCAACTACGGAAATCTCACGGTGATTCCTCACTACTCCGTGGCGGAACCAGACTTAGCAAATGGTGCACCAATTCCAGGCCTGCTGTTCCAGCGATTCACTCCAAGTTCTAATGTACAATTCCACTTCTATTACATTTACAATCAATATCTGAATGCTACTCCCTCAGGACAACCCGTTAACAACGCTGATAGGGTTCAGGTAGGGCTGAATGAGTTGGAGAACATGACACCTAGCTGGGTAGTTAATCTAGTGGAACAATATCAGTTAAGCGAGACTCAGGTGGTTTACAATGGGAATCAGGTTCCTATAGCCATGGGAAGCAGTGAACCTCACCTAGTTACAACCCTAATAATATCGGGACCTGGGGGAACATGGATAATGTTGGGCTACCCCAAGTCGTTACCTCCAAGCGAGGTGGTAAGCATAAACGGCAACTCGACCCAGCTTCTTAACGAAATAGAAAGCGGTCACGTTCCCTCTCCAATAGAGTCTACAGCACAACAGATCTTGCAGATCATACAGCAGGCCTCAGGATCTTAA
- a CDS encoding lipoate--protein ligase family protein, protein MRLVVEGGAPGERQMALDEATLLLLNQGVVDEMIRFWNFSPTTLSIGRFLSVHDWVNMDLLQQKKIPLIRRFTGGGPALHDELGEITWSVAVRSHEMMAVYRRIGEAIVMALKQLGLTGEFVPINDVVVKDKKVVGMAGAQKGNAVLVHGTFMFATDLSLMSVIKVPKPKELVRGTPSSRVSNLSLLLNRKVSREEALNALLSGFLSVFEAEKGELTPLEIELSKQLSYKYTNDKWTFVR, encoded by the coding sequence ATGAGGTTAGTTGTGGAGGGCGGTGCCCCTGGAGAGAGGCAGATGGCCCTAGACGAGGCCACGCTGTTGCTCCTGAACCAGGGGGTGGTAGACGAGATGATCAGGTTCTGGAATTTCTCTCCCACCACGCTGTCTATAGGTAGGTTCCTATCCGTTCACGACTGGGTTAACATGGACCTTCTTCAGCAGAAGAAAATACCCCTAATAAGGCGGTTCACGGGAGGTGGTCCCGCCCTTCATGACGAGCTTGGGGAGATTACTTGGAGCGTCGCAGTTAGGTCGCATGAAATGATGGCAGTTTACAGGAGAATAGGTGAGGCTATCGTGATGGCCCTGAAGCAGTTGGGCTTAACTGGGGAGTTCGTTCCCATAAATGACGTAGTGGTGAAGGACAAGAAAGTGGTTGGAATGGCGGGTGCACAGAAGGGTAACGCTGTTCTGGTCCACGGAACATTTATGTTTGCCACCGATCTTTCGCTAATGTCAGTCATCAAGGTTCCCAAACCCAAGGAGTTGGTGAGGGGAACCCCATCATCTAGGGTCTCAAACCTTTCTCTCCTACTTAATAGGAAAGTTTCTAGGGAAGAGGCGCTCAACGCACTGCTCTCCGGTTTCCTCTCAGTCTTCGAGGCGGAGAAGGGGGAACTGACACCCCTGGAAATCGAACTCTCGAAACAGCTCAGCTACAAGTACACCAATGATAAGTGGACCTTCGTGAGGTAG
- a CDS encoding sodium:solute symporter family protein: MDGVTLGVFVVLFAIFAFLGFWASRWRRGDLSKIDEWGLGGRRLGWLLVWFLMGADLFTAYTFIAVPSSMLAVGSLYFFAVPYVAWGFGVALLTMPRLWTVSRNKGYVTASDFVKDRFDSRWLAIAVALTGIVAELPYIALQIVGMQAVLAAMLAGLTGVVSKTVSDIALIIAFAILASFTFTSGLRGAAITGVFKDILIWITVLAVIIIVPLSYGGFASAFHNAAIQSATVNQALNHAKGPINYGALSPKLIPAYFSLSLGSALALYLYPHAINGSLSSEDKGKLKLGTSLLPIYGIGLALLALFGILVYAVPNALSAVIKLGAGTFVVPSLIAYTMPDWFVGLAYLAIFIGGLVPAAIMAIGVANLLVRNVIKEFKSLEPKTEATLAKVISTVFKFVALGFVFAVPATYAIQLQLLGGILITQTLPSVFLGLYTRNLNGKATLVGWAAGILSALALVIEANAKFGVIKTSLYTTPLGPLYIAILALLINLAVTLIGSGIAYGMGWRPSQKIKEEEITKEM; the protein is encoded by the coding sequence ATAGACGGAGTTACCCTTGGTGTTTTCGTGGTTTTATTTGCAATTTTTGCCTTTTTGGGTTTTTGGGCATCTAGATGGAGGAGAGGAGATCTCTCCAAAATTGACGAATGGGGGCTTGGAGGAAGAAGACTAGGCTGGCTGTTAGTGTGGTTCTTGATGGGGGCAGATCTGTTCACTGCCTACACCTTCATAGCCGTACCCTCAAGTATGCTGGCTGTAGGTTCGTTATACTTCTTCGCTGTGCCTTACGTGGCATGGGGGTTCGGAGTTGCCCTTTTAACCATGCCTAGATTATGGACAGTTTCTAGAAACAAGGGATATGTGACGGCCTCCGACTTCGTTAAGGACAGATTCGACAGCAGATGGCTCGCCATTGCGGTTGCACTAACTGGAATAGTTGCTGAGCTGCCATACATTGCACTACAGATAGTGGGTATGCAGGCAGTGCTTGCAGCTATGCTTGCTGGCTTAACTGGAGTAGTTTCTAAGACAGTGTCTGACATTGCCCTGATAATTGCGTTCGCCATCTTGGCCTCGTTTACCTTTACCAGCGGTCTAAGAGGGGCAGCAATTACTGGAGTCTTTAAGGATATACTTATCTGGATTACAGTGCTTGCTGTGATCATTATAGTCCCGCTAAGTTACGGAGGATTCGCAAGTGCATTTCATAATGCAGCTATCCAATCTGCAACGGTAAATCAAGCTCTGAATCACGCTAAGGGTCCCATAAATTACGGCGCACTATCTCCTAAACTCATCCCTGCGTACTTCTCACTATCCCTTGGATCAGCACTTGCACTTTACCTATACCCGCATGCCATAAATGGTTCACTTAGCTCAGAGGACAAGGGGAAACTGAAGCTAGGTACTTCACTATTACCAATTTATGGTATTGGTTTGGCTTTACTAGCACTCTTCGGGATCTTGGTATATGCAGTTCCAAATGCCCTTAGTGCAGTAATTAAGTTAGGTGCTGGCACTTTCGTGGTTCCTTCACTCATTGCATATACGATGCCCGACTGGTTTGTGGGGCTGGCTTACCTAGCAATTTTCATAGGAGGACTCGTCCCAGCAGCAATCATGGCCATAGGAGTAGCTAACCTTCTTGTAAGGAACGTGATCAAGGAGTTCAAGTCCCTAGAGCCTAAGACTGAGGCTACACTAGCTAAGGTTATCTCCACAGTCTTCAAGTTCGTGGCCTTGGGGTTCGTGTTTGCGGTCCCCGCTACCTACGCAATCCAGCTCCAGTTACTAGGCGGAATCCTGATAACGCAAACTTTACCCTCGGTGTTCCTAGGACTCTACACCAGGAATCTTAATGGAAAGGCTACCCTTGTAGGGTGGGCAGCTGGAATTCTGTCAGCCTTAGCCCTCGTTATTGAGGCTAACGCAAAGTTCGGAGTAATAAAGACTAGCCTTTACACCACGCCCCTAGGTCCACTCTATATAGCGATCCTTGCACTACTGATCAACCTAGCGGTGACGTTGATAGGATCAGGAATAGCATATGGAATGGGATGGAGACCTTCACAGAAGATAAAGGAAGAGGAGATCACTAAGGAGATGTAA
- a CDS encoding radical SAM protein produces MMAGFISKSKFTTISITGGQCSLNCFYCGTKYISSMEGAMSPEIFEKTVRRLHSRGVKGFLVSGGFDRDGKLPVAPFLPVMRKLKRELNLVFNLHPGLQDRETIEEMRDVVDIVDFEFAYSPGSYHAKGIRAEREAYVKTLEDLIDRGPEYIVPHLMLGLPRDSEEDLRQEMELVSTFKPYLMNFLVVIPTPGTPSRALKVDLNKVISLIEYGSRLMAGRTSMGCMRPYAIKEELDRAVLSKGLVQRIANPHHRVIREFNLPIYDACCSLPEKYLEEFRT; encoded by the coding sequence ATGATGGCAGGTTTTATCTCTAAGTCGAAGTTCACAACGATCAGTATCACTGGGGGACAGTGTTCACTTAACTGTTTCTATTGTGGAACCAAGTATATTTCCTCAATGGAAGGGGCAATGTCCCCGGAAATTTTTGAGAAGACGGTGAGAAGACTTCATTCCCGTGGTGTCAAGGGCTTCCTGGTGAGTGGAGGATTTGATCGTGATGGAAAGCTCCCCGTAGCTCCTTTTCTTCCAGTCATGCGAAAGCTCAAGAGGGAACTCAACCTGGTTTTCAACCTTCACCCAGGATTACAGGATAGGGAAACCATTGAGGAGATGAGGGATGTGGTAGACATAGTGGACTTCGAGTTTGCCTACTCCCCTGGCTCCTATCACGCCAAGGGAATTCGGGCCGAGAGGGAGGCTTACGTGAAAACCCTGGAGGACCTCATTGACCGTGGTCCAGAATACATTGTCCCACATCTGATGCTGGGTCTCCCCAGGGACTCGGAGGAGGACCTGAGACAGGAGATGGAACTGGTCTCCACTTTCAAGCCCTATCTCATGAACTTTCTGGTCGTGATTCCTACCCCTGGTACACCCTCTCGAGCCTTGAAGGTGGACCTGAACAAGGTTATCTCGCTCATAGAGTACGGTTCCCGGTTAATGGCAGGAAGGACCAGCATGGGTTGCATGAGGCCATACGCCATAAAGGAAGAGCTAGACAGGGCAGTGTTGTCTAAGGGCCTAGTTCAGAGAATTGCTAATCCCCATCACAGGGTAATTAGAGAATTTAATCTCCCAATTTACGATGCTTGTTGTAGTCTGCCTGAAAAATACCTGGAGGAGTTCAGGACATGA
- a CDS encoding DEAD/DEAH box helicase — MFDQLSDQLKRALADINYQRPTKVQEIAIPVFMNGESVIVQAKTGSGKTASYLIPVLERYHNALILVPTRELAEQVAYEAKRLGKYKRTSIGVIIGGVGYDRQERESDSDIIVGTPGRILDLWGRGTLDLSRFKLAIVDEVDRMLDMGFIDDVRMILSKTSAENFGFFSATVPPEVKELAEEFSPNARFLKVDEYKPVEIDHEFYPVRDNWHEKVTKLLKDVNGKAIVFTNTKARAEALYDNISDRVSTSLLHGDMSQGSRRRNLMSFKRGDSDILISTDLAARGIDVIDVEQVVNFDLPRDVETYIHRVGRTGRMGRKGRAVSYYTRREEEMVQRIRSIIKSTIISQ, encoded by the coding sequence ATGTTTGATCAGTTAAGCGATCAACTCAAAAGGGCACTGGCTGACATAAATTACCAGCGTCCTACTAAGGTACAAGAGATAGCCATCCCCGTCTTCATGAATGGGGAGAGCGTAATAGTACAGGCAAAAACAGGATCAGGAAAGACTGCGTCTTACCTGATACCAGTCCTGGAGAGATACCACAACGCACTCATTCTAGTTCCCACGAGGGAGCTGGCTGAGCAAGTTGCATATGAGGCTAAAAGACTTGGAAAATACAAGAGGACCTCTATTGGGGTAATCATAGGTGGAGTAGGTTATGACAGACAGGAGCGAGAGTCCGATAGTGACATCATAGTCGGAACTCCTGGAAGAATCCTTGATTTGTGGGGCAGGGGTACTCTTGACCTCTCCAGGTTTAAGCTGGCCATCGTGGACGAGGTTGATAGAATGCTCGATATGGGGTTCATTGACGACGTGAGAATGATACTCTCCAAGACCAGTGCTGAGAATTTCGGCTTCTTCTCTGCAACAGTACCTCCAGAGGTCAAGGAGTTAGCTGAGGAGTTCTCACCCAATGCTAGATTTCTCAAGGTTGATGAATATAAACCGGTTGAAATAGATCACGAATTTTATCCGGTCCGCGATAACTGGCACGAGAAAGTAACCAAACTGCTCAAGGATGTAAATGGAAAGGCCATAGTGTTCACCAACACAAAGGCTAGAGCAGAGGCATTGTACGACAATATCTCAGATAGGGTAAGCACATCACTACTTCATGGCGATATGTCTCAGGGCTCAAGGAGGAGAAACCTGATGAGCTTTAAGAGAGGCGACAGTGACATCCTAATATCCACAGACCTAGCAGCTAGGGGGATAGATGTGATAGATGTGGAGCAGGTAGTTAACTTTGACTTACCTAGGGATGTTGAAACATATATCCATAGGGTAGGAAGAACTGGGAGGATGGGAAGGAAAGGGAGGGCAGTATCATACTACACGAGGAGAGAAGAGGAAATGGTCCAGAGGATTAGAAGCATTATCAAATCAACTATCATCTCTCAATGA
- a CDS encoding EVE domain-containing protein, whose amino-acid sequence MTFWLVPIQEDMWDNIQYDGVYGYKTNLSKYIKKGDNIIFYVSKYYATRYGGKIVGIGRVISDWYYDETPLYPEEKVRNRAIFPHRVKVEVWITGACDVKSLIGKVKFVEDVVQLPKYLRNAPANLGRPILDSDAKVMEECLRQTMYD is encoded by the coding sequence ATGACCTTTTGGCTAGTACCGATACAAGAAGATATGTGGGATAATATTCAGTATGACGGCGTGTATGGATATAAAACGAACCTAAGTAAATATATTAAGAAAGGCGATAACATCATTTTCTACGTGAGCAAGTATTATGCCACAAGGTATGGCGGAAAGATAGTGGGCATTGGTAGAGTTATTTCAGATTGGTATTATGACGAGACTCCACTGTATCCTGAGGAGAAGGTGAGAAACAGAGCAATCTTTCCCCATAGGGTAAAGGTGGAGGTATGGATAACTGGGGCATGTGACGTAAAGAGCCTAATCGGAAAGGTCAAGTTCGTGGAGGATGTGGTCCAGCTACCCAAGTACCTCAGGAACGCACCGGCCAATCTGGGGAGACCAATTCTAGACTCGGATGCGAAAGTAATGGAGGAATGCCTTAGACAGACTATGTACGACTGA
- a CDS encoding radical SAM protein, which yields MEVLLSAGTYYAITKGTYYSETAYALMKGGCVNQCKFCSQSLSNNADKSYLSRVKWYSVSLEAVKEKLSTFKRFCLQTVVKPGFEDEVVKIVSEVQTRKSVTTVPISTEYLKLLKERGVDYLGVGMDTTEGNWENVAKPGKFSDYLDFVKRAIQVFGKGKVYVHLVYGLGEREDEFVELMKHLYSLGAEVALFAFTPVKGTPMESRPPPRLEDYRRIQRIRFSLSHGFDGGDLSYLTSGCPSCDRPFYNEDPRGKLYNIPIMVKRE from the coding sequence GTGGAAGTTCTGCTCTCTGCAGGCACATATTATGCAATAACCAAAGGGACCTACTACAGTGAAACTGCCTATGCCTTGATGAAGGGTGGATGCGTTAATCAATGCAAGTTCTGTTCCCAGTCCCTATCCAACAACGCCGATAAGAGCTACCTATCTAGGGTAAAGTGGTACAGCGTCTCGCTTGAGGCTGTTAAGGAAAAGTTATCCACGTTCAAGAGGTTTTGTTTACAGACTGTGGTTAAGCCAGGCTTCGAGGATGAGGTGGTCAAGATAGTAAGCGAGGTCCAAACTAGAAAATCAGTCACGACTGTGCCCATATCTACGGAGTACCTGAAGTTACTAAAGGAGAGGGGAGTGGACTACTTGGGCGTTGGAATGGACACAACGGAGGGAAATTGGGAGAACGTGGCGAAACCAGGGAAGTTTAGCGATTATCTGGACTTTGTTAAGCGCGCCATCCAGGTATTTGGAAAAGGGAAGGTTTACGTTCACCTAGTCTATGGTCTGGGGGAAAGAGAGGATGAGTTCGTGGAACTAATGAAACATCTCTACTCCCTAGGAGCTGAGGTGGCACTATTTGCCTTCACCCCTGTCAAGGGGACCCCCATGGAGTCTAGACCTCCACCTAGGTTGGAGGACTACAGGAGGATACAGAGAATCAGGTTCTCACTATCCCACGGTTTCGATGGAGGAGATCTATCCTACCTTACCTCAGGATGCCCATCCTGTGACAGGCCCTTCTATAATGAGGACCCAAGGGGAAAACTATACAACATACCCATCATGGTGAAAAGGGAATGA
- a CDS encoding cation:proton antiporter, which yields MNSDQVYLALLEIFILVTVAQALKVGSSKARIPPLIMELLTGLILSPFALGSFLNAVTGYQIFTINTYLILFSEFSVILLIFASGLEHGFKSLRTSGTLASLAATFGAVLPFMGVFLYMSRFVSFNVAILMGAASAATSLAAVASIIEGEKLENERYVKITLSAAAIDDVVAFIILSVSLAIIASGGLSFFDVLKITLTVVISWIIIFLASVFIIPRIISVVSDSLVVDVSLLVLFVLVTIMITLGFSPIIAAFIAGVAIAESRKAERIRGMVKTMIGIFGSLFFISIGAQTDVFTFISPGVLVQGTIITLIAMALKFTGIFPFAYLYNKDGKKALASSLGMIPRGEMGLVISSIAFSSGIFDQADLSEVIFMSLITTVVGAIAFERSARSIMRTEA from the coding sequence ATGAATTCTGATCAAGTGTACTTGGCACTGCTGGAGATATTCATTCTAGTGACAGTTGCCCAAGCACTGAAGGTGGGCTCCAGCAAGGCGAGGATACCTCCCTTGATCATGGAACTGTTAACGGGACTCATTCTTAGCCCCTTCGCGCTAGGTTCGTTTCTGAATGCAGTGACCGGTTATCAGATATTCACCATAAATACCTATCTTATCCTGTTCTCCGAATTCTCAGTAATCTTGCTTATATTCGCCTCTGGATTGGAGCATGGATTCAAGTCGCTAAGAACCTCAGGGACTCTTGCATCCCTAGCTGCCACGTTCGGTGCCGTTCTACCCTTCATGGGTGTTTTCCTGTACATGTCTAGGTTTGTTTCATTCAATGTGGCGATCTTAATGGGTGCCGCAAGCGCTGCTACAAGTCTTGCAGCTGTGGCCTCAATCATAGAGGGTGAAAAGCTGGAAAATGAGCGATACGTAAAGATAACGCTGTCGGCTGCTGCCATAGATGACGTTGTGGCCTTCATTATTCTATCGGTTTCCTTGGCCATAATAGCTTCTGGTGGACTGTCGTTCTTTGATGTGCTCAAGATAACCTTAACCGTAGTTATATCGTGGATCATCATCTTCTTGGCTTCAGTCTTCATCATTCCTAGAATAATTTCCGTTGTGTCGGATTCGCTAGTTGTTGACGTTTCACTCCTAGTTCTATTCGTCCTCGTGACCATAATGATTACTCTGGGTTTCTCACCAATTATAGCCGCGTTCATAGCAGGGGTAGCCATAGCTGAGAGTAGGAAGGCAGAGAGGATAAGGGGTATGGTCAAGACGATGATAGGAATATTTGGCTCGCTCTTCTTCATCAGCATTGGGGCTCAAACTGACGTTTTCACGTTTATTTCCCCTGGTGTTCTAGTTCAAGGGACCATTATTACGCTAATTGCGATGGCATTGAAGTTTACTGGTATATTTCCCTTTGCCTACCTTTACAATAAGGATGGGAAAAAAGCCCTTGCGTCATCGCTTGGAATGATACCTAGAGGAGAAATGGGTTTAGTGATCTCCTCCATCGCGTTCTCAAGTGGAATATTTGACCAAGCAGATCTTTCAGAGGTGATCTTCATGAGCCTCATCACGACTGTGGTAGGGGCAATAGCCTTTGAGAGAAGTGCCAGGAGTATAATGAGAACTGAAGCCTGA
- a CDS encoding DUF1404 domain-containing protein, producing MRFSSNLLSPRDVAGILLLVFALNPLTELEEFKLEPLFMASHYALFIGGFLLTMGRKYSRLLVVPAIFLVVFWHVPYFYALAGGSAIYRIINDLSLLLAGILAGGSSSSLSFPMKLLLFVGWMGADSVLSVILIVGWPPYSNQVYPFSPYSVGQEIVTGLTMFGIMTTVFVVVLFRLLRSTFNI from the coding sequence ATGAGATTTTCTTCTAATCTGTTATCACCTAGAGACGTCGCTGGAATATTATTGCTCGTATTTGCCCTTAACCCTCTTACAGAACTTGAGGAGTTTAAGCTTGAACCACTTTTCATGGCATCTCATTACGCATTGTTCATAGGTGGGTTCCTACTTACTATGGGGAGGAAGTACTCTCGCCTTCTGGTTGTACCTGCAATATTCCTAGTGGTTTTCTGGCACGTGCCGTATTTCTATGCGTTAGCGGGAGGATCTGCGATTTATCGAATAATCAATGATCTCAGTCTTCTGCTTGCAGGTATTCTAGCTGGAGGTTCATCAAGTTCCCTTTCCTTTCCCATGAAACTTCTTCTTTTCGTGGGCTGGATGGGAGCTGATAGTGTCCTTTCCGTTATTCTCATAGTGGGTTGGCCACCTTATTCTAACCAAGTTTACCCGTTTTCCCCATACTCGGTAGGCCAGGAAATAGTGACAGGTCTAACAATGTTTGGTATTATGACCACCGTGTTTGTGGTGGTCCTATTCAGGCTATTGAGATCTACCTTCAACATCTGA